From the genome of Streptomyces sp. V1I1, one region includes:
- a CDS encoding DUF397 domain-containing protein: MHHAYNGMAATELHGVVWQKSRHSNSQGSCVEFAKLPGGDVAMRNSRHPDGPALVYTPAEIEALLLGVKDGEFDHLV, encoded by the coding sequence GTGCACCACGCGTACAACGGCATGGCGGCCACGGAGCTTCACGGGGTCGTCTGGCAGAAGAGCAGACACAGCAACTCCCAGGGATCCTGCGTGGAGTTCGCCAAACTGCCGGGCGGAGACGTGGCGATGCGCAATTCACGGCACCCCGACGGCCCCGCCCTGGTCTATACGCCCGCCGAGATAGAAGCGTTGCTGCTGGGCGTCAAGGACGGGGAGTTCGACCACCTGGTCTAG
- a CDS encoding ABC transporter ATP-binding protein: MDTNPVRLRAVRKAYGDVTALDGVDLDLRAGSFTAVMGPSGSGKSTLLQCAAGLDRPTSGSVEIDGIALGGLSERRLTLLRRERIGFVFQAFNLVPSLSAAQNVALPLRLAGRRPARTEIREALARVGLEGRARHRPGELSGGQQQRVAIARALITRPAVLFGDEPTGALDTGTSREVLVMLRELVDRKGQTIVMVTHDPVAAAYADRVVFLVDGRVGGELAAPSAERVAAQLARLDGLDGLDGLDGLEAVPC, translated from the coding sequence ATGGACACCAACCCCGTACGGCTCCGGGCCGTCCGCAAGGCCTACGGCGACGTCACCGCCCTCGACGGCGTCGACCTCGACCTCCGCGCCGGCTCCTTCACCGCGGTCATGGGGCCGTCCGGTTCCGGCAAGTCGACGCTGCTCCAGTGCGCCGCCGGGCTCGACCGGCCCACGTCCGGGAGCGTCGAGATCGACGGGATCGCGCTGGGCGGGCTCAGCGAGCGGAGGCTCACGCTGCTGCGGCGGGAGCGGATCGGATTCGTCTTCCAGGCGTTCAATCTGGTCCCCTCGCTGAGTGCCGCGCAGAACGTGGCCCTGCCACTGCGGCTGGCGGGCAGGCGGCCGGCGCGTACGGAGATACGGGAGGCGCTCGCCCGGGTGGGGCTCGAAGGGCGGGCGCGGCACCGGCCCGGGGAGCTGTCCGGCGGGCAGCAACAGCGGGTGGCGATCGCGCGGGCGCTGATCACGCGGCCCGCCGTGCTCTTCGGCGACGAGCCGACCGGGGCGCTGGACACCGGGACCAGCCGTGAAGTGCTGGTCATGCTGCGGGAGTTGGTCGACCGGAAAGGGCAGACCATTGTGATGGTCACCCATGATCCGGTGGCGGCGGCGTACGCGGACCGGGTTGTATTCCTGGTCGACGGGCGGGTCGGCGGCGAGCTGGCCGCGCCGAGTGCCGAGCGGGTAGCCGCCCAGCTGGCGCGGCTGGATGGTCTCGATGGACTCGATGGACTCGATGGTCTGGAGGCCGTGCCGTGCTGA
- a CDS encoding NB-ARC domain-containing protein — translation MAIAVVAGGGAATTMLVGLVTNAVSEQSRWPSWLGWMQQRPWLSFAMLGVVLVGLTALLAALADIGTPENNQQPLVPPDDETGPPGAALVLRSLPRDTAAFTNRSEELSRLVGSVEASQGSGESLPVHVIDGMPGVGKTTFAVHAGHVLANRFPDGQLFVNLNGHTPGRSPVQAADALASLLAATGVPAQRIPVGDDAGVVTQARAAMWRSRLADKQALLILDNAASYRQLEPLLPGGSGCLVLVTSRRRLAAHEEVVLAVEALPRDHAIDLFTRLSGRSAESFERAVLEELVQLCGYLPLGVSLLAARLRHHPAWSAEDLRGRLLAARDRLGEMRAGERAVAATFDLSYQDLPPELQRFFRQLGFYPGTDIDAHISAALDSIPVAVARRYLDALYDDHLIEENPGSRYRLHDLLRDYARGLADEGDSMDHTQAVQRVCTYYLATLADVNRHLARGGATTVAPPPPAPGGAPTVERPALPRHRREGVWLGGRQQDGVVRAGGCVVQRRPPAPGQSRGPCVNAPGRTPCPRGRQRSRTSSP, via the coding sequence ATGGCGATCGCCGTTGTCGCCGGTGGCGGCGCGGCGACGACCATGCTCGTGGGGCTGGTCACGAACGCGGTGTCGGAGCAGTCTCGCTGGCCTTCCTGGCTCGGCTGGATGCAACAGCGCCCATGGCTGTCATTCGCCATGCTGGGCGTGGTGCTGGTCGGTCTGACCGCGCTGCTCGCCGCTCTGGCCGACATCGGTACGCCGGAGAACAATCAGCAGCCGCTCGTCCCGCCGGACGATGAGACGGGGCCTCCGGGGGCGGCCCTGGTGCTGCGGTCACTGCCGCGGGACACTGCGGCGTTCACCAACCGTTCGGAGGAGCTCTCGCGGTTGGTAGGTTCGGTGGAAGCCTCCCAGGGGAGTGGGGAGTCGCTGCCGGTGCATGTGATCGACGGGATGCCGGGGGTCGGGAAGACGACGTTCGCGGTGCACGCCGGACATGTGCTGGCGAATCGGTTTCCGGACGGGCAGCTCTTCGTGAACCTGAACGGGCATACCCCGGGGCGGAGCCCGGTGCAGGCGGCTGATGCCCTGGCCTCGCTGTTGGCAGCCACGGGGGTGCCCGCGCAGCGGATACCGGTCGGGGATGACGCAGGGGTGGTCACCCAGGCGCGGGCCGCCATGTGGCGGAGCCGACTGGCCGACAAACAGGCGTTGCTCATCCTCGACAACGCAGCCAGCTACCGGCAGTTGGAGCCGCTGCTTCCCGGCGGGAGCGGCTGTCTCGTCCTGGTGACCAGCCGGAGGCGGCTGGCGGCGCACGAGGAGGTGGTGCTGGCGGTCGAGGCGCTGCCGCGGGATCATGCGATCGATCTCTTCACGAGGCTGAGTGGGCGATCGGCGGAGAGCTTTGAGAGGGCCGTGCTGGAGGAGCTGGTGCAGCTCTGCGGATATCTGCCGCTGGGCGTGTCTTTGCTGGCCGCTCGGCTGCGTCACCATCCGGCGTGGAGTGCCGAGGATCTGAGGGGGCGGCTGCTGGCTGCACGGGACCGGCTGGGAGAGATGCGCGCCGGCGAGCGCGCGGTGGCCGCGACGTTCGATCTCTCCTACCAGGACCTTCCGCCAGAGCTGCAACGGTTCTTCCGACAGCTCGGCTTCTATCCGGGCACGGACATTGACGCACATATCAGCGCCGCGCTTGACTCGATTCCGGTGGCGGTGGCCCGCCGGTACCTCGACGCGCTCTACGACGACCATCTGATCGAGGAGAACCCGGGGAGCCGCTACCGGCTGCACGACCTCTTACGTGACTACGCCCGCGGGCTCGCCGACGAGGGGGACAGTATGGATCACACTCAGGCTGTGCAGCGCGTGTGCACCTACTACCTGGCCACCCTCGCCGACGTGAACAGACACTTGGCCCGTGGTGGCGCGACAACGGTCGCGCCGCCTCCGCCCGCTCCCGGCGGGGCGCCGACCGTGGAGAGGCCGGCTCTGCCGCGTCATCGGCGCGAAGGGGTGTGGTTGGGGGGCCGACAGCAAGACGGTGTGGTGCGAGCTGGAGGATGCGTAGTTCAGCGGCGGCCCCCTGCCCCGGGACAGAGCAGGGGGCCGTGTGTCAACGCTCCTGGACGAACGCCCTGCCCTCGTGGGCGTCAGCGGAGCAGGACTTCTTCTCCGTAG
- the rpsN gene encoding 30S ribosomal protein S14 → MAKKSKIARNERRKEVVERYAERRAELKEIIRRPDASADERVAAQAELRRQPRDASATRVRNRDSVDGRPRGHLRKFGISRVRLREQAHAGFLPGVRKASW, encoded by the coding sequence ATGGCAAAGAAGAGCAAGATCGCCCGCAATGAGCGGCGTAAGGAAGTCGTCGAGCGATACGCCGAGCGGCGGGCGGAGTTGAAGGAGATCATCCGCCGCCCGGACGCGAGCGCGGACGAACGGGTCGCCGCGCAGGCCGAGTTGCGGCGTCAGCCGCGCGACGCGAGCGCGACGCGGGTGCGGAACCGGGACAGCGTGGACGGCCGGCCGCGCGGACATCTGCGGAAGTTCGGCATTTCGCGCGTGCGGCTCCGTGAGCAGGCACACGCCGGATTCCTCCCGGGAGTTCGTAAGGCCTCCTGGTAA
- the rpsR gene encoding 30S ribosomal protein S18, with protein MSPRRTDPRKPVKSRPNPLDQAKITYIDYKDTDLLRRFISDRGKIRSRRVTRVSAQQQRLLARAIKNAREMALLPYSSGK; from the coding sequence ATGTCCCCCCGCCGCACCGACCCGCGCAAGCCCGTCAAGTCCCGCCCCAACCCGCTGGACCAGGCGAAGATCACGTACATCGACTACAAGGACACGGACCTGCTGCGGAGGTTCATTTCCGACCGCGGCAAGATCCGCAGCCGCCGGGTGACCCGGGTGAGCGCCCAGCAGCAGCGTCTGCTGGCCCGTGCGATCAAGAACGCCCGTGAGATGGCGCTGCTGCCGTACTCCTCCGGAAAGTGA
- a CDS encoding aldehyde dehydrogenase family protein: protein MSFFTELAHQYIDGEWRPGSGSWDIIDFNPYDGEKLASIPVATAAEVDQAYRAAERAQEAWAATNPYARRLVFERALRIIEDREQEITETIIAELGGTHLKAAFELHLAKEFLREAVQLSLRPEGRILPSPVDGKENRVYRLPVGVVGVISPFNFPFLLSIKSVAPALALGNAVVLKPHQNTPICGGSLVAKVFEDAGLPAGLLNVVITDIAEIGDALLEHPVPKAISFTGSDKVGKHVATVCAANFKRAILELGGNSALIVLEDADIDYAVDAAVFSRYVHQGQVCMAANRVLVDRSVEKEFTEKFVAKVKTLKVGDPADPQTHIGPLINSSQADAVTALVDQTVEAGATALLHGTSEGNLVGPSVLTGLEADSPVLQQEIFGPVALIVPFDGEDEAVRIANDTPYGLSGAVHTGDIERGVRIAQRINTGMIHINDSTVHDEPIVPFGGEKHSGSGRLNGESMIEAFTTQKWISVQHGRSQFPF, encoded by the coding sequence ATGTCCTTCTTCACCGAGCTGGCCCACCAGTACATCGATGGCGAGTGGAGGCCGGGAAGCGGCTCCTGGGACATCATCGATTTCAACCCGTACGACGGGGAGAAGCTGGCCTCGATCCCGGTCGCCACCGCAGCGGAGGTGGACCAGGCCTACCGTGCCGCGGAGCGCGCGCAGGAAGCCTGGGCTGCGACCAATCCGTACGCCCGCCGACTGGTCTTCGAGCGCGCGCTGCGGATCATCGAGGACCGCGAGCAGGAGATCACCGAGACGATCATCGCGGAGCTGGGCGGCACGCATCTCAAGGCGGCCTTCGAACTGCACCTCGCCAAGGAGTTCCTGCGCGAGGCGGTGCAGCTCTCCCTGCGGCCCGAGGGCCGGATCCTCCCCTCGCCGGTCGACGGCAAGGAGAACCGTGTCTACCGCCTGCCGGTCGGCGTCGTGGGCGTCATCAGCCCCTTCAACTTCCCCTTCCTGCTGTCGATCAAGTCGGTGGCCCCGGCGCTGGCGCTGGGCAACGCGGTGGTCCTCAAGCCACACCAGAACACCCCGATCTGCGGTGGGTCCCTGGTGGCCAAGGTCTTCGAGGACGCGGGCCTGCCCGCAGGACTCCTGAACGTCGTCATCACCGACATAGCCGAGATAGGCGACGCGCTGCTGGAGCACCCGGTGCCGAAGGCCATCTCCTTCACCGGCTCCGACAAGGTGGGCAAGCATGTCGCCACCGTCTGCGCGGCCAACTTCAAGCGCGCCATTCTCGAACTGGGCGGCAACAGCGCGCTGATCGTGCTGGAGGACGCCGACATCGACTACGCGGTGGACGCGGCGGTCTTCAGCCGTTACGTGCACCAGGGCCAGGTCTGCATGGCCGCCAACCGCGTCCTGGTGGACCGGAGCGTGGAGAAGGAGTTCACCGAGAAGTTCGTCGCCAAGGTCAAGACCCTCAAGGTCGGCGACCCGGCGGACCCGCAGACCCACATCGGCCCGCTCATCAACTCCTCGCAGGCCGACGCGGTCACGGCGCTGGTCGACCAGACCGTCGAGGCCGGTGCGACCGCGCTGCTGCACGGGACGTCCGAGGGCAATCTCGTGGGCCCGTCGGTGCTGACCGGTCTCGAGGCCGACTCGCCGGTCCTGCAGCAGGAGATCTTCGGCCCGGTCGCGCTGATCGTGCCGTTCGACGGGGAGGACGAGGCGGTCAGGATCGCCAATGACACTCCGTACGGACTGAGCGGCGCGGTGCACACCGGTGACATCGAGCGGGGTGTACGGATCGCCCAGCGGATCAACACCGGAATGATCCACATCAACGACAGCACCGTCCACGACGAGCCGATCGTCCCCTTCGGCGGCGAGAAGCACTCCGGCAGCGGGCGGCTGAACGGCGAGTCGATGATCGAGGCGTTCACCACGCAGAAGTGGATCTCGGTGCAGCACGGCCGCTCGCAGTTCCCCTTCTGA
- a CDS encoding DUF2786 domain-containing protein yields the protein MSTVGTVEKALAVALYADGDEGLDTGASLLAADPSADAVLRLRGEELLRSAWERGWQPADVVRIVRHDLDEAHERLVAALIVGEGGRYAHLAPRWRAQLDELKRAPYAADRFSYATAVLELYRLLLRLPAIEPVGPVPGAPFSAEPAPHEPRMLTRIRALLAKAEATGYPEEAEALTAKAQELMARHSLDEALLAARTHRPDAPAACRIGVDAPYETAKAILLDAVASANRCRAVWNSAFGFSTVVGFDGDLEAVELLYTSLLVQGTTAMTRAEAGQRAGGRKRTKTFRQSFLMAYAHRLGERLAAVADEVVTADLLPVLASRDVAVTDRAEEMFPQTTTTRVRGVTDEAGWTHGRAAADNAQVSKTHPRITP from the coding sequence GTGAGCACGGTCGGCACGGTGGAGAAGGCCCTCGCCGTCGCGCTGTACGCCGACGGGGACGAAGGGCTGGACACCGGTGCGTCCCTGCTCGCCGCCGATCCGTCCGCCGACGCGGTACTGCGGCTGCGCGGCGAGGAGCTCCTACGCAGTGCCTGGGAGCGCGGCTGGCAGCCGGCCGACGTCGTACGGATCGTCCGGCACGACCTGGACGAGGCGCATGAACGGCTGGTCGCCGCGCTGATCGTGGGGGAGGGCGGGCGGTACGCACACCTCGCCCCACGCTGGCGGGCCCAGCTCGACGAGCTGAAGCGGGCCCCTTACGCCGCGGACCGCTTCTCGTACGCCACCGCCGTACTGGAGCTGTACCGGCTGCTGCTCCGGCTCCCGGCGATCGAACCGGTCGGCCCGGTCCCCGGCGCACCCTTCTCCGCCGAGCCCGCCCCGCACGAGCCGCGCATGCTGACCCGCATCCGCGCCCTGCTCGCCAAGGCGGAGGCGACCGGCTACCCCGAGGAGGCGGAGGCGCTCACCGCGAAGGCGCAGGAACTGATGGCCCGCCACAGCCTCGACGAGGCGCTGCTCGCCGCCCGGACCCACCGCCCCGACGCACCCGCCGCCTGCCGTATCGGCGTGGACGCCCCGTACGAAACGGCCAAGGCGATCCTCCTCGACGCGGTCGCCTCCGCGAACCGCTGCCGGGCGGTGTGGAACAGCGCCTTCGGCTTCTCGACGGTCGTCGGCTTCGACGGCGACCTCGAGGCGGTCGAGCTGCTGTACACCTCGCTGCTGGTCCAGGGGACGACGGCGATGACCCGGGCGGAGGCGGGCCAGCGCGCGGGCGGCCGCAAGCGTACGAAGACCTTCCGCCAGTCGTTCCTGATGGCGTACGCCCACCGGCTGGGCGAGCGGCTCGCGGCGGTGGCGGACGAAGTGGTGACCGCGGACCTGCTGCCGGTGCTGGCGTCGCGGGACGTGGCTGTCACGGACCGCGCGGAGGAGATGTTCCCGCAGACGACGACCACGCGGGTCCGCGGCGTGACGGACGAAGCGGGCTGGACCCACGGCAGGGCGGCGGCGGACAACGCGCAGGTGTCGAAGACGCACCCCCGCATCACTCCTTGA
- the rpmB gene encoding 50S ribosomal protein L28: MSAHCQLTGAQPGFGNNISHSHRRTSRRFDPNIQRKRYWLPSEGRHVRLTLSARAIKAIDTIGIEAAVARIRARGVKV; this comes from the coding sequence GTGTCCGCCCACTGCCAGCTGACCGGCGCCCAGCCGGGCTTCGGCAACAACATCTCCCACTCGCACCGGCGCACGTCGCGCCGCTTCGACCCCAACATCCAGCGCAAGCGCTACTGGCTGCCGAGCGAGGGCCGCCATGTCCGGCTCACGCTGAGCGCCCGCGCGATCAAGGCCATTGACACGATCGGGATCGAGGCCGCCGTGGCCCGCATCCGTGCCCGCGGGGTGAAGGTCTGA
- a CDS encoding ATP-binding protein — MGPNGSTMLEPLRQGLPPIDPAAVSSSASCALPARYEAVRGARQFTKATLGQWELNDRFDDVALVVSELVTNALRHALPADTPREIRESQDPPVRLHLMRWTSRLVCAVRDPSHDSPGASGDSEDAPFPDPSGGAESGRGLFLVDSFSDSWGWHPLAGSLHGKVVWALFRLG; from the coding sequence ATGGGACCGAATGGATCGACCATGCTCGAGCCGTTACGGCAGGGGCTGCCCCCAATCGATCCCGCAGCGGTTTCCAGCTCAGCCTCGTGCGCCCTGCCCGCCCGCTATGAAGCGGTGCGCGGAGCACGGCAGTTCACCAAGGCGACGCTCGGGCAGTGGGAGCTCAACGACCGTTTCGACGATGTCGCGCTGGTCGTTTCCGAACTTGTCACCAACGCACTGCGGCACGCGCTGCCCGCCGACACCCCGCGGGAGATCCGGGAGTCCCAGGATCCGCCCGTACGGCTGCATTTGATGCGCTGGACGAGCCGGCTGGTATGCGCGGTGCGCGATCCCAGCCACGACAGTCCAGGGGCGTCCGGCGACAGCGAGGACGCCCCTTTTCCCGACCCGAGCGGGGGTGCAGAGTCGGGCCGCGGTCTGTTTCTGGTGGATTCCTTCAGCGACAGCTGGGGCTGGCACCCACTGGCCGGGTCGCTGCACGGCAAGGTCGTCTGGGCACTGTTCCGGCTGGGCTAG
- the rpmG gene encoding 50S ribosomal protein L33: MARNELRPVIKLRSTAGTGYTYVTRKNRRNDPDRMTLRKYDPMVGKHVDFREER, from the coding sequence ATGGCCCGCAACGAACTCCGCCCCGTCATCAAGCTCCGCTCCACAGCAGGCACCGGCTACACCTACGTGACCCGCAAGAACCGCCGTAACGACCCCGACCGCATGACGCTGCGCAAGTACGACCCGATGGTCGGCAAGCACGTCGACTTCCGAGAGGAGCGCTGA
- a CDS encoding type B 50S ribosomal protein L31 — protein MKSGIHPPYGPVVFRDKVADFAILTRSTATSEKTVEWEDGNTYPVIDVEISSASHPFYTGTARVLDTAGRVERFERRYGGRA, from the coding sequence ATGAAGTCCGGTATCCACCCCCCGTACGGCCCCGTCGTCTTCCGCGACAAGGTGGCCGATTTCGCCATCCTCACCCGCTCCACCGCCACCAGCGAGAAGACGGTCGAGTGGGAGGACGGCAACACCTACCCCGTCATCGACGTCGAGATCTCCTCCGCGAGCCACCCCTTCTATACGGGGACCGCGCGGGTGCTCGACACGGCCGGGCGAGTGGAGCGCTTCGAGCGGCGGTACGGAGGACGAGCGTGA
- a CDS encoding GTP-binding protein has product MRLPVVLVAGLHSDARKAAVERLLATVPGSVALHHDLSTAAQGTVVRSVRDAHGVQNTGETPLVNDCACCALREDLVPELERLADGGTTRLAVVELWDSVEPKAMAEVVEAHGGERLTVTSVMTAVDPALLLPYLGNGDDLIDVGLAAATSDQRTVADTWARQLEYAPVLAVVDSEEADDEDRALLAQLHPTARQVEVGGAELAAAALAGFDVEAAAAAQHPACALLPQEADDCGVGTYVWHRRRPFHPERLYQALEDLTCAAARSRGRFWLADRPDTLLAWDAAGGALCVENAGPWLASLPDAAWDLVPPVRRAAAALDWHPEHGDCCQHLVFTSPGLDRHGLEQLLESCLLTDAEYAAGREAWKRLPPAFDSLLEV; this is encoded by the coding sequence GTGAGGCTCCCCGTCGTGCTCGTCGCCGGGCTGCACTCCGACGCCCGCAAGGCCGCCGTGGAGCGGCTGCTGGCCACGGTGCCCGGCAGCGTCGCGCTCCACCACGACCTGTCGACCGCCGCGCAGGGGACGGTAGTACGGAGCGTCCGCGACGCACACGGCGTGCAGAACACCGGCGAGACGCCGCTGGTCAACGACTGCGCCTGCTGTGCGCTGCGCGAGGACCTGGTGCCCGAGCTGGAACGGCTCGCGGACGGCGGCACGACCCGGCTCGCGGTCGTCGAGCTGTGGGACTCGGTCGAACCGAAGGCGATGGCCGAGGTCGTCGAGGCGCACGGCGGCGAACGCCTCACCGTCACCTCGGTGATGACCGCCGTCGACCCGGCCCTGCTGCTGCCCTACCTCGGCAACGGCGACGATCTGATCGACGTGGGGCTCGCGGCCGCCACCAGCGACCAGCGCACGGTCGCCGACACCTGGGCGCGCCAGTTGGAGTACGCGCCCGTGCTCGCCGTCGTCGACAGCGAGGAGGCCGACGACGAGGACCGCGCGCTGCTCGCCCAGCTGCACCCGACCGCCCGCCAAGTCGAGGTCGGCGGAGCCGAATTGGCCGCCGCCGCGCTGGCCGGCTTCGACGTGGAGGCGGCCGCTGCCGCCCAGCATCCGGCCTGTGCGCTGCTGCCGCAGGAGGCGGACGACTGCGGGGTCGGTACGTACGTCTGGCACCGCCGCCGCCCCTTCCACCCGGAGCGGCTCTACCAGGCGCTGGAGGACCTGACCTGCGCGGCTGCCCGCAGTCGCGGCCGCTTCTGGCTCGCGGACCGCCCGGACACCCTGCTGGCCTGGGACGCGGCGGGCGGCGCGCTCTGCGTGGAGAACGCGGGCCCCTGGCTCGCCTCGCTGCCGGACGCGGCCTGGGACCTGGTCCCGCCGGTCCGCCGGGCCGCGGCCGCGCTGGACTGGCACCCCGAGCACGGGGACTGCTGCCAGCACCTGGTCTTCACCTCACCGGGACTGGACCGCCACGGCCTGGAACAGCTCCTCGAATCCTGCCTGCTGACCGATGCCGAGTACGCCGCTGGCCGCGAGGCCTGGAAACGGCTGCCGCCTGCCTTCGACTCCCTCCTGGAGGTCTGA
- a CDS encoding helix-turn-helix transcriptional regulator has product MTAGESSGSVVRRILLGSQLRRLRESRGITREAAGYSIRASESKISRMELGRVSFKARDVEDLLTLYGVADESERGSLLGLAKEANVAGWWHSFGDVLPGWFQTYVGLEGAASLIRIYEVQFVHGLLQTESYAHAVVTRGIPDAPRAEIDRRVALRLERQKVLVSERAPRFHAILDEAALRRPYGDRAVMQSQLRHLIEISEQSNITLQVMPFSFGGHAGESGSFTMLRFPESDLSDIVYLEQLTSALYLDKREEVTQYERVMERLQQESPDPAESRDLLRGLLQLI; this is encoded by the coding sequence GTGACCGCAGGCGAGTCTTCCGGTTCCGTGGTGCGGCGCATCCTGTTGGGCTCCCAACTGAGGCGGCTGCGCGAGTCGCGCGGCATCACCCGCGAGGCGGCTGGTTACTCCATCCGCGCATCCGAATCCAAGATCAGCCGCATGGAGTTGGGACGGGTGAGTTTCAAGGCGAGGGACGTCGAGGATCTGCTGACGCTCTATGGGGTCGCCGACGAATCCGAGCGCGGGTCCCTCCTCGGCCTCGCCAAGGAGGCCAATGTCGCCGGGTGGTGGCACAGCTTCGGCGACGTGCTGCCCGGCTGGTTCCAGACATATGTCGGCCTGGAAGGCGCCGCCTCGCTCATCCGAATCTACGAAGTGCAGTTCGTACACGGCCTGCTGCAGACCGAGTCGTACGCGCACGCGGTCGTCACCCGCGGCATCCCCGACGCCCCGCGCGCCGAGATCGACCGCCGGGTCGCGCTCCGCCTGGAGCGCCAGAAGGTCCTCGTCTCCGAGCGCGCGCCCCGCTTCCACGCCATCCTCGACGAGGCAGCCCTGCGCCGCCCGTACGGCGACCGGGCGGTGATGCAGAGCCAATTGAGGCATCTGATCGAGATCTCCGAGCAGTCGAACATCACCCTGCAGGTGATGCCCTTCAGCTTCGGCGGGCACGCGGGCGAGAGCGGCTCCTTCACCATGCTGCGCTTTCCCGAGTCGGACCTCTCCGACATCGTCTATCTGGAGCAGCTCACCAGCGCCCTCTACCTGGACAAGCGCGAGGAGGTCACTCAGTACGAACGAGTGATGGAGCGTCTTCAGCAGGAGAGCCCGGATCCGGCCGAGAGCCGGGATCTTCTCCGTGGTCTACTCCAACTCATCTGA